Proteins encoded by one window of Lathyrus oleraceus cultivar Zhongwan6 chromosome 1, CAAS_Psat_ZW6_1.0, whole genome shotgun sequence:
- the LOC127082392 gene encoding acetolactate synthase 3, chloroplastic translates to MAATAAKAAFITVHSSSQSSPTPNNVFRSTLPFSSHPNNPSKPHFRPLRISSSISNPTQQQITPLPSTQHFTSRFALDEPRKGADILVEALERQGVTDVFAYPGGASMEIHQALTRSTSIRNVLPRHEQGGIFAAEGYARSSGLPGVCIATSGPGATNLVSGLADAMLDSVPLVAITGQVPRRMIGTDAFQETPIVEVTRSITKHNYLVLDVDDIPRIVNEAFFLASSGRPGPVLIDIPKDIQQQVSVPDWNQPNRLTGYMTRLPKAPSEAHLEQIVRLILESKKPVLYVGGGSLNSSEELRRFVQLTGVPVASTLMGLGSYPTSDENSLQMLGMHGTVSANYAVDKSDLLLAFGVRFDDRVTGKLEAFASRAKIVHIDIDSAEIGKNKQPHVSVCGDLKLALKGINRILESNGIASKIDFGGWREELNEQKLRFPMSYKTFDEAIPPQYAIQVLDELTNGEAIISTGVGQHQMWAAQFYSYKRPRQWLTSGGLGAMGFGLPAAMGAAVANPDAIVVDIDGDGSFMMNVQELATIKVENLPVKILLLNNQHLGMVVQWEDRFYKANRAHTYLGDPANEKEIFPNMLKFAEACGIPSARVTKRADLRAAIQKMLDTPGPYLLDVIVPHQEHVLPMIPANGSFDDVITEGDGRISY, encoded by the coding sequence ATGGCGGCCACCGCTGCAAAAGCCGCATTCATCACCGTCCATTCTTCTTCACAATCTTCTCCGACCCCAAACAACGTTTTTCGATCCACTTTACCATTCTCCTCACACCCAAACAACCCCTCCAAACCCCATTTCCGTCCACTCCGAATCTCATCTTCCATCTCCAACCCTACACAACAACAAATCACGCCCCTACCCTCTACCCAACATTTCACTTCCCGATTTGCCCTTGACGAGCCCCGAAAAGGCGCCGATATCCTCGTCGAAGCTCTCGAACGTCAAGGCGTCACTGATGTCTTTGCTTACCCCGGCGGCGCGTCGATGGAGATCCACCAAGCACTCACGCGCTCCACTTCAATCCGTAACGTCCTCCCCCGTCACGAACAGGGTGGAATTTTCGCCGCCGAGGGTTATGCTCGATCCTCAGGCCTTCCCGGTGTCTGCATCGCTACTTCCGGCCCCGGTGCTACAAACCTCGTCAGTGGCCTCGCCGACGCCATGCTTGACAGTGTTCCTCTTGTTGCCATCACCGGTCAAGTTCCCCGGAGAATGATCGGAACTGATGCTTTTCAAGAAACTCCAATTGTTGAGGTAACTAGGTCAATCACGAAGCATAATTATCTTGTTCTAGATGTAGATGATATACCTAGGATAGTGAATGAAGCGTTTTTCTTAGCTAGTTCTGGAAGACCTGGACCTGTGTTGATTGATATACCTAAGGATATTCAGCAACAGGTTTCAGTTCCTGATTGGAATCAACCTAATAGGTTAACAGGGTATATGACTAGGTTGCCAAAAGCGCCGTCTGAGGCACATTTAGAGCAGATTGTGAGGTTGATTTTGGAGTCTAAGAAACCTGTTTTGTATGTTGGTGGTGGTAGTTTGAATTCTAGTGAGGAGTTGCGGCGTTTTGTTCAGTTAACTGGGGTTCCTGTTGCTAGTACTTTGATGGGTTTGGGTTCATACCCGACTTCTGATGAGAATTCGTTGCAAATGCTTGGGATGCACGGAACTGTTTCTGCGAACTATGCTGTTGATAAGAGTGATCTTTTGCTTGCTTTTGGGGTTCGGTTTGACGATCGTGTTACTGGGAAGCTTGAGGCTTTTGCTAGCCGGGCGAAGATTGTTCATATTGATATTGATTCTGCTGAGATTGGGAAAAACAAGCAGCCTCATGTGTCGGTTTGTGGGGATTTGAAGTTGGCCTTGAAGGGGATTAATCGTATTTTGGAGAGCAATGGGATTGCGAGTAAGATTGATTTTGGAGGTTGGAGAGAAGAGCTGAATGAGCAGAAACTTAGGTTTCCGATGAGTTATAAGACGTTCGATGAAGCTATTCCTCCACAGTATGCTATACAGGTTCTTGATGAGCTTACCAATGGGGAAGCTATCATAAGTACTGGTGTTGGGCAGCACCAAATGTGGGCTGCTCAATTTTACAGTTACAAAAGACCTAGGCAGTGGTTGACTTCTGGCGGTCTTGGTGCTATGGGATTTGGATTGCCTGCTGCCATGGGAGCTGCCGTCGCTAATCCTGACGCGATCGTGGTTGACATTGATGGTGATGGAAGTTTTATGATGAATGTTCAGGAGCTGGCCACTATAAAGGTGGAGAATCTTCCTGTTAAGATATTGTTGCTGAACAATCAACACTTGGGTATGGTTGTTCAGTGGGAGGATCGGTTCTATAAAGCCAACAGAGCTCACACATATCTGGGAGACCCGGCAAATGAGAAGGAAATATTCCCCAATATGTTGAAATTCGCAGAAGCTTGTGGTATTCCGTCAGCTCGTGTGACAAAGAGGGCAGACCTTAGAGCAGCAATTCAGAAAATGCTGGATACCCCCGGCCCTTACCTTCTTGATGTCATTGTACCCCATCAAGAGCATGTGTTACCAATGATTCCCGCTAATGGATCCTTCGATGATGTCATAACCGAAGGTGATGGCAGAATAAGTTACTGA
- the LOC127082443 gene encoding mediator of RNA polymerase II transcription subunit 16 has product MDLCRRTSGLQHPLPVSQVGSSNIQVRLHYIDGNYTVLPEVVEASLGPHMQNMPRPRGADAAGLLLRELDLHPPAEEWHRQNSYVGPWTDLDDEDDASDAPILLNPLDSSSVENSDIYHEASGLWPRKRRMSERDAAFGLNTSESLGAYLGIMGSRRDVVTAVWKTGLEGVWYKCIRCLRQTSAFASSGSTNLPSQNNRESWWVSRWAYGCPMCGGRWTRVA; this is encoded by the exons ATGGACCTCTGTCGCCGAACTTCTGGTCTGCAACACCCCTTGCCAGTTTCTCAGGTGGGGAGCAGCAACATTCAGGTTCGTTTGCATTATATTGATGGGAACTACACTGTACTGCCAGAGGTTGTGGAAGCATCCCTTGGCCCACATATGCAG AATATGCCTCGCCCTAGAGGTGCAGATGCCGCTGGTCTTCTACTACGCGAGCTAGATCTCCATCCTCCAGCAGAAGAGTGGCACCGACAGAATTCATATGTTGGACCTTGGACTGATCTAGATGATGAGGATGATGCAAGTGATGCACCAATACTTTTAAATCCACTTGATTCCAGTTCAGTGGAAAATAGTGATATCTATCATGAAGCCAGTGGCTTGTGGCCAAGGAAGCGCAGGATGTCCGAACGAGATGCAGCTTTTGGGTTGAACACTTCAGAGAGTCTGGGAGCTTATCTTGGTATTATGGGATCTCGAAGAGATGTTGTTACTGCAGTATGGAAGACTGGCCTTGAAGGGGTCTGGTACAAG TGCATAAGATGTTTACGGCAGACTTCTGCTTTTGCTTCCTCAGGTTCCACCAACCTTCCTAGTCAAAATAACCGGGAGAGTTGGTGGGTGAGCCGCTGGGCGTACGGCTGTCCAATGTGTGGTGGAAGATGGACTCGAGTTGCATAG
- the LOC127082428 gene encoding stem-specific protein TSJT1, with the protein MLGIFKEKLVNAPKELNSPASQNSNTKKAKPSHEILRDFMSCNSSNAFFMTFGNDALLAYSPSNTPSIYQRLFSGLDNIYCAFLGNLNNLSQLNKQYGLSKGSNEAMFIIEAYRTLRDRGPYPADQVLKEFEGSFGFVIYDHKNGTVFAASGSDGQIGLYWGIAADGSVVISENLELVKSSCAKSFAPFPNGCLFHSEHGLLNFEHPTKKMKAMPRIDSEGVMCGANFNVDSQSRNQMMPRVGSEANWSTWGQT; encoded by the exons ATGTTGGGAATTTTCAAGGAAAAGTTGGTGAATGCACCAAAAGAGCTTAACAGTCCAGCTTCTCAGAATTCAAACACTAAGAAAGCTAAACCAAGTCATGAAATTCTTAGAGATTTCATGTCATGCAATTCCTCTAATGCTTTTTTCATGACATTTGGAAATGATGCTTTATTGGCTTATTCCCCTTCAAACACACCCTCCATTTATCAAAG GTTGTTTAGTGGTTTGGACAACATTTATTGTGCTTTCCTGGGAAATCTGAACAACCTCAGTCAATTGAACAAGCAATATGGGCTGTCAAAGGGAAGCAACGAGGCCATGTTCATCATCGAGGCGTATCGGACACTTCGCGACCGAGGTCCATATCCTGCTGATCAAGTTCTCAAAGAATTTGAAGGAAGCTTTGGATTTGTGATCTATGACCATAAAAATGGAACAGTTTTTGCTGCATCT GGTTCTGATGGCCAAATTGGACTGTATTGGGGTATTGCAGCTGATGGGTCAGTGGTAATTTCTGAAAATTTGGAGCTTGTTAAATCAAGTTGTGCTAAATCATTTGCACCATTTCCAAATG GGTGTTTGTTTCATAGTGAGCATGGTTTGTTGAACTTTGAACATCCAACAAAGAAGATGAAAGCAATGCCTAGGATTGACAGTGAGGGTGTTATGTGTGGGGCCAACTTCAATGTTGATTCTCAATCAAGGAATCAGATGATGCCACGTGTTGGTAGTGAAGCTAATTGGTCTACTTGGGGACAGACATGA
- the LOC127082436 gene encoding uncharacterized protein LOC127082436, whose translation MVRRRGADGRIPVRTLDRGASSSAAAAEPTGYPGGPYDTSLLVKYEHHVARHIWFGEERGPKKELKVAGHGLKLNSRVPLALPPQMESWVSRSGLASLQRTSLNKIDTNLVSAFVERWHLETSSFHMPFGEMSITLDDVACLLHLPIRGIFWSPQDVTEELTADNRLENNLSYKVDLSLSINSNPNSLRTIDQPSSPYPCNDAMTLNPQLPSDSTLTTSSMYDLI comes from the exons a tggttcgaagaagaggtgcagatggccggattccagtccgcacgttagaccggggtgcatcttcatctgcagctgcagctgagccgactggatatccaggagggccgtacgatacatcgcttttggtgaagtacgagcatcatgttgctcgacatatatggttcggtgag gaaagaggaccaaagaaagagttgaaggttgccggacatggactgaagttgaattctagggttccattggctcttccaccacagatggagagttgggtatctagatccggtttagcttcactgcagagaacgagtctgaacaagatagacacaaatcttgtctctgcatttgtggaaagatggcatctagagacatcttcatttcacatgccgtttggtgaaatgagcattactttagaTGATGTCGCATGTCTACTTCACTTGCCCATTAGGGGTATCTTTtggagtcctcaggatgtgaCTGAAGAGCTCACAGCTGACAACCgattagaaaataacttgtcatacaaagttgacctatccttgtctattaattccaaccccaactctctgcgaaccattgaccaaccatcctcaccatatccatgcaatgatgcaatgactctaaatccacaattaccatctgattcaacattaactacatcttcaatgtatgacctaatatga